Proteins encoded by one window of Lathyrus oleraceus cultivar Zhongwan6 chromosome 1, CAAS_Psat_ZW6_1.0, whole genome shotgun sequence:
- the LOC127105923 gene encoding agamous-like MADS-box protein AGL80 produces the protein MGRAKIKMKFIKNKKARKIAFIQRQKGLIKKVSEFSRKFEVEPCLVVYDGDDGRPTIWPQDSTIVHTMLKKYEQQKIETTLKKFDMSDYFANRKIMVEAEIFKLRKKIMMNKYPTWSPCFHTMDVEQLKGFVGIVDAKIQACNHKINMLKNMQSEKNNLMQNKTQENVASSLSSQLDLTNNIPQIQHISDDPMVLVNDNIINEAINFTNCVSLPLVSSTNQINGSPKVDDMMVESHQEWANKLDEFLQLDGPVAEPENRTSDLANFEEWANQLNGDIVNWNNQPDLYAWQDISFMP, from the coding sequence ATGGGTCGTGCTAAAATAAAGATGAAAttcattaaaaataaaaaagCTCGGAAAATAGCATTCATTCAAAGACAGAAAGGATTAATAAAAAAAGTTTCTGAGTTTTCTAGAAAGTTTGAAGTTGAACCTTGTTTAGTTGTGTACGATGGCGACGATGGTAGACCGACAATTTGGCCACAAGACTCAACAATTGTACACACGATGCTTAAAAAGTACGAGCAACAAAAGATTGAAACGACtctaaagaagtttgatatgaGTGACTATTTTGCGAATAGGAAAATTATGGTTGAAGCTGAAATTTTCAAATTGCGCAAAAAGATTATGATGAACAAGTATCCAACATGGAGTCCATGTTTCCATACTATGGACGTAGAACAACTTAAAGGCTTTGTTGGTATTGTAGATGCTAAGATTCAAGCTTGTAATCACAAAATCAACATGCTGAAAAATATGCAAAGTGAGAAAAATAATTTGATGCAAAACAAAACTCAAGAGAATGTGGCATCGTCACTCTCAAGTCAACTTGATCTCACAAATAACATTCCTCAAATACAACATATCTCTGATGATCCTATGGTGCTAGTTAATGATAATATTATTAACGAGGCGATTAATTTTACTAATTGTGTTAGCTTGCCTCTTGTTTCATCAACAAATCAAATTAATGGATCTCCAAAGGTAGATGATATGATGGTTGAATCTCATCAAGAATGGGCTAATAAACTTGATGAATTTCTACAACTAGATGGTCCAGTGGCTGAACCTGAGAATCGGACTTCTGACCTTGCCAATTTTGAAGAATGGGCTAATCAACTAAATGGTGATATTGTGAATTGGAATAATCAGCCTGATTTGTATGCATGGCAAGATATTTCGTTTATGCCATAG